One window of Armatimonadia bacterium genomic DNA carries:
- the folK gene encoding 2-amino-4-hydroxy-6-hydroxymethyldihydropteridine diphosphokinase, with product MSESPALVYLGLGSNLGHRAEQLARAALCLALTPGLDLVRLSPVYETAPWGVQDQPPFLNMVIAVRSALRPQMLLSVVKELERRLGRVPSERWGPRAIDIDLLRYGGESVDLPDLQLPHPRICERQFVLVPLAAIAPRVEISPGVTAEALADSEDSEVRLVGPLAKALRGSGGV from the coding sequence ATGAGCGAATCTCCCGCGCTGGTATACCTTGGGCTGGGGTCGAATCTCGGGCACCGGGCGGAGCAGCTTGCCCGCGCTGCACTGTGCCTGGCGCTGACGCCCGGGCTGGACCTGGTCAGGCTCTCGCCGGTGTATGAGACGGCACCCTGGGGAGTGCAGGACCAGCCGCCCTTCCTCAACATGGTGATCGCGGTTCGCTCGGCGCTGAGGCCACAGATGCTGCTATCGGTGGTCAAGGAGCTGGAGCGCAGGCTCGGTCGTGTGCCCTCGGAGCGCTGGGGACCGCGAGCCATCGATATCGACCTGTTGAGGTACGGGGGGGAGTCCGTCGACTTGCCGGACCTGCAGCTCCCGCATCCACGGATCTGCGAGCGCCAGTTCGTGCTGGTGCCGCTGGCGGCGATCGCTCCGAGGGTGGAGATATCACCCGGCGTTACGGCTGAGGCGCTGGCCGATTCCGAGGACTCCGAGGTGCGGTTGGTGGGCCCGCTTGCGAAGGCGCTGAGGGGGTCCGGCGGGGTCTGA
- the hisG gene encoding ATP phosphoribosyltransferase, with protein MSERILRLGLPKGSLQQATLEIFEHAGFKISVDERQYHPAVDDEEIWSVLLRAQEMPGYVEQGILDCGLTGLDWIRERDADVVEVADLVYAKRGMRPYKWVLAVHESSDIKGPEDLGGKRIATELVGVARRYLADHGVEAHVEFSWGATEAKCPSLVDAIIEGTETGSTLVANNLKIVDVLFESTTKLVANRQAWEDPWKRSKIEDIALLLRGALAAEQKVGLKMNVAAADLEKVLGVLPALKRPTVSPLADGDWSAVETVVDSRTVRTLIPQLKAAGAEGIIEYPLNKVIP; from the coding sequence TTGTCTGAGCGAATCCTTCGATTGGGACTACCTAAAGGGAGCCTGCAACAGGCGACCCTTGAGATCTTCGAGCACGCGGGCTTCAAGATCAGCGTCGACGAGCGGCAGTATCATCCGGCCGTGGATGACGAGGAGATCTGGAGCGTGCTACTGCGCGCTCAGGAGATGCCTGGGTATGTCGAGCAAGGCATTCTCGACTGCGGGCTCACCGGTCTGGACTGGATCAGGGAGCGCGACGCCGACGTGGTTGAGGTTGCCGATCTGGTCTATGCGAAACGCGGCATGAGGCCCTACAAGTGGGTGCTCGCGGTCCACGAGAGTTCGGACATCAAGGGCCCGGAAGACCTGGGCGGGAAGCGGATCGCCACCGAACTGGTCGGTGTGGCCCGACGCTATCTGGCTGACCATGGCGTGGAAGCCCACGTTGAGTTCTCCTGGGGTGCCACGGAGGCCAAGTGCCCGAGTCTGGTGGATGCCATCATTGAGGGGACCGAGACGGGCAGCACCCTGGTGGCCAACAACCTCAAGATCGTCGATGTGCTCTTCGAGTCAACCACGAAGCTGGTGGCCAACCGGCAGGCGTGGGAAGACCCCTGGAAGCGCTCGAAGATCGAGGACATCGCACTGCTTCTGCGCGGCGCCCTGGCTGCAGAGCAGAAGGTCGGCCTGAAGATGAACGTCGCGGCCGCCGATCTGGAGAAGGTTCTGGGTGTACTGCCGGCGCTGAAGCGGCCGACGGTTTCCCCGCTGGCTGACGGTGACTGGTCGGCTGTGGAGACGGTCGTTGACAGCCGGACGGTCCGTACGCTCATCCCGCAACTGAAGGCCGCGGGTGCCGAGGGCATCATCGAGTACCCTCTGAACAAGGTCATCCCGTAG
- a CDS encoding lysophospholipid acyltransferase family protein, producing MKLINTADLRRKVRGAFGPYVIHRLERAAAKRSWPQMQDYARKLGRFGYRIDRRHRRDAARQLGFAFGDELSHDELDQVICGCFQHLVMLFMEALRMTSMSKEELSEVTYITGGEYLAEALEHGKGAILFSGHFGNWEVGAMRLMYEGFPLVPLSRSARSPRIAKTILEIRDRLGFPVIPISEGARGILRALKHNQLVPIMPDRFARGQGLTVPFFGRETHVWHTPALMAQRAGCPIIPAHSIREQDGRYQVALEPPIRLPDTGDRDRDVWLTTAQTMKSLEGRLRAHPEQYTWPYHLWRPGWDLPSPYPLTDADETA from the coding sequence TTGAAGCTCATCAACACCGCCGACCTTCGCCGCAAGGTCCGGGGCGCCTTCGGTCCTTACGTGATCCATCGACTCGAGCGGGCCGCTGCGAAGCGTTCCTGGCCGCAGATGCAGGACTACGCCCGCAAGCTCGGACGCTTCGGCTACCGCATCGACAGGCGCCACCGCCGCGATGCAGCCCGCCAGTTGGGTTTCGCCTTCGGCGACGAACTCTCCCACGACGAACTCGACCAAGTCATCTGCGGCTGCTTCCAGCACCTGGTCATGCTCTTCATGGAAGCCCTGCGGATGACCTCGATGTCCAAGGAGGAGCTCTCTGAGGTGACCTACATCACCGGCGGAGAGTACCTCGCGGAGGCCCTGGAGCACGGCAAGGGCGCGATCCTGTTCTCCGGCCACTTCGGCAACTGGGAAGTGGGCGCCATGCGTCTCATGTACGAGGGCTTCCCACTGGTTCCGCTCTCACGGTCAGCCCGAAGCCCGCGCATCGCCAAGACGATCCTGGAGATCCGCGATCGCCTCGGGTTCCCGGTCATCCCCATCTCGGAGGGTGCCAGGGGCATCCTGCGAGCCCTCAAGCACAATCAGCTCGTGCCCATCATGCCCGACCGTTTCGCTCGTGGGCAGGGCCTGACCGTCCCCTTCTTTGGCCGTGAGACCCACGTGTGGCACACTCCTGCCCTCATGGCTCAGCGCGCCGGCTGCCCAATCATCCCCGCTCACTCTATCCGTGAGCAGGACGGTCGCTATCAGGTAGCCCTCGAGCCACCGATCCGCCTGCCCGACACGGGCGACCGCGACCGAGACGTGTGGCTCACCACGGCGCAGACCATGAAGTCGCTGGAGGGCCGCCTCCGGGCCCATCCGGAGCAGTACACCTGGCCCTACCACCTCTGGCGGCCCGGTTGGGACCTTCCCTCTCCCTATCCACTAACCGACGCAGACGAGACCGCCTGA
- a CDS encoding DUF4838 domain-containing protein, which produces MRALTVGVVLLGLCYQASAGFDAYLYVRRKPTDAALRASQELKLYLERITGAAVPVVAEGKDKAPGGLAILVGDSDRARSLGFDSTKLKPEQIRIKSGEGWLVVLGCDRGPTGFELAGTQWAAYELLERLGVRWLWPGPLGEVVPSKPDLAMPDLDVDYTPPIIQRKIRDIEYHERVQAGLDKLGLTREQFEAVHAEGPAWFRRQRLGTQGEYNYGHAFGHWWDSFHVQHPDWFALQPSGTRDQGNIGDRARLCVSNPEVIAQVAAEACEKLATHPGLICASISPNDGGRATFCLCEKCRALDPPEATPIQVWHPTQKDFTMPSLTDRYVWFYNHVAEIVSAKFPDRYLGAYAYSAYRLPPVREKLHPKVFIGFVGLSYLNEDARQRDLASWDAWSKMAQRFFLRPNLLGGGQGFPALYPHRMVADLKHCFETGMTVTDFDCCYQHWALQGLNYYVLARFLWDPSIDVDAVIDDYCRAGWGPAAGPVKQYFAALEQLIDRVAADRTDAGRKEAPDLLARYYTDEVLGSCQALLDQARELAKENPAAKQRIEFLQTGLTYTRLNRDRVMAQAAMKSGSGSREAYAAADRALADCYRQMGITLSVNSPWMRFYGF; this is translated from the coding sequence ATGCGGGCGCTGACGGTTGGTGTTGTGCTGCTAGGTTTGTGCTATCAGGCTTCTGCGGGGTTTGACGCCTACCTGTACGTGCGACGCAAGCCCACGGACGCCGCCCTTAGGGCTTCGCAGGAGCTGAAGCTGTACCTGGAGCGGATCACAGGTGCGGCCGTGCCTGTGGTGGCTGAGGGGAAGGACAAGGCTCCCGGCGGCCTGGCGATCCTGGTCGGGGACAGTGACCGGGCGCGGAGCCTGGGCTTTGACAGCACGAAGCTCAAGCCCGAGCAGATCCGGATCAAGTCCGGTGAGGGCTGGCTGGTGGTTCTTGGCTGCGACCGCGGTCCGACCGGCTTCGAGTTGGCGGGGACCCAGTGGGCGGCCTACGAGCTGCTGGAACGCCTTGGGGTGCGCTGGCTCTGGCCGGGGCCCCTCGGCGAAGTCGTGCCGTCGAAGCCGGACCTGGCGATGCCCGACCTGGACGTGGACTATACCCCGCCGATCATCCAGCGCAAAATCCGCGACATCGAGTACCACGAGCGAGTGCAGGCCGGGCTGGACAAGCTGGGCCTTACGCGCGAGCAGTTCGAGGCGGTCCACGCCGAGGGGCCGGCATGGTTTCGGCGTCAGCGACTGGGCACGCAGGGCGAGTACAACTACGGGCATGCCTTCGGACACTGGTGGGACAGCTTCCACGTCCAGCACCCGGATTGGTTCGCGCTTCAGCCCAGCGGCACCCGTGACCAGGGCAACATCGGCGACCGCGCCCGGCTGTGCGTCTCGAACCCCGAGGTCATCGCGCAGGTTGCGGCGGAGGCCTGTGAGAAGCTGGCCACCCACCCCGGTTTGATCTGTGCCTCGATCTCCCCCAACGACGGTGGCAGGGCAACCTTCTGTCTGTGCGAGAAGTGTCGGGCACTGGATCCGCCCGAGGCAACGCCGATTCAGGTGTGGCACCCGACCCAGAAGGACTTCACAATGCCCTCGCTCACGGACCGCTATGTGTGGTTCTACAACCACGTGGCCGAGATAGTGTCCGCCAAGTTCCCGGATCGCTACCTCGGGGCCTACGCCTACAGCGCCTATCGGCTCCCGCCGGTTCGCGAGAAGCTGCATCCGAAGGTGTTCATCGGCTTCGTCGGGCTCAGCTACCTGAACGAAGATGCCCGGCAGCGTGACCTGGCAAGCTGGGATGCCTGGTCGAAGATGGCCCAGCGGTTCTTCCTGCGACCGAATCTGCTGGGCGGTGGGCAGGGGTTCCCGGCCCTGTACCCGCACCGCATGGTCGCCGATCTGAAGCACTGCTTCGAGACCGGCATGACGGTGACCGATTTCGACTGCTGCTACCAACACTGGGCGCTGCAGGGGCTGAACTACTACGTGTTGGCGCGGTTTCTGTGGGACCCGTCGATTGACGTGGACGCGGTGATCGACGACTACTGCCGGGCTGGCTGGGGACCCGCAGCAGGCCCGGTGAAGCAGTATTTCGCTGCCCTGGAGCAGCTGATTGACCGAGTCGCAGCCGATCGCACCGATGCGGGTCGTAAGGAAGCGCCGGACTTGCTGGCACGGTACTACACCGACGAGGTGCTGGGCTCGTGCCAGGCGCTGCTGGATCAGGCACGGGAGCTGGCGAAGGAGAACCCTGCGGCGAAGCAGCGGATCGAGTTCCTGCAGACGGGCCTCACCTACACCCGGCTGAACCGCGACCGGGTGATGGCCCAGGCAGCGATGAAGAGCGGCTCGGGAAGCCGGGAGGCCTATGCGGCGGCCGACAGGGCGCTCGCAGACTGCTACCGGCAGATGGGGATCACTCTATCTGTGAACTCGCCCTGGATGAGGTTCTACGGCTTCTGA
- a CDS encoding M14 family zinc carboxypeptidase produces MCLLALVSVTWTCRAEIVDDILSHVPSSPYSYAGMLNKLASLQKSNRITITRIGRSAQGRDLLAVAVHDPATVFGQGARLFVIARQHGNETSGTEAALALLHHFATSQGELERNILQHLTIVCVPMANPDGAEAGRRRNARDVDLNRDWASRSQPETAALEQAVRAWKPHAVMDLHELPQSAPKPAYEENFIETIGSGGGIPQAVSDHTVGTAGELSKWLKAYGYRSNIYYDGPSQSRSLCHRWFGLYHSIPSFLVEVKTGPGRSLRSRTAVHVLSVLVVANHLAHTFGTTNPVLVASAPPAQASVQRPAQRPTTTGGPVSVALRTDQELGESAGGPLEIEAVVGGGPSGRYVRFYVDGRLWLLSNSEPYRCSLDGEEFDEGEHRVQVEVLGDNGQVIAQTERTVRVDESMVAGE; encoded by the coding sequence GTGTGCCTGCTTGCGCTTGTGTCGGTGACGTGGACCTGCCGGGCGGAGATAGTCGATGACATCCTGAGCCACGTGCCGAGCTCTCCCTACAGCTATGCCGGGATGCTGAACAAGCTGGCCAGCCTGCAGAAGTCGAACCGGATCACGATCACGAGAATCGGCCGGAGTGCGCAGGGACGTGACCTCCTGGCCGTTGCAGTGCATGACCCCGCGACAGTGTTCGGGCAGGGCGCACGGCTGTTTGTCATTGCCCGTCAGCATGGCAACGAGACCTCGGGCACGGAGGCGGCGCTGGCACTGCTGCACCACTTCGCGACTTCCCAGGGCGAACTGGAGCGTAACATTCTGCAGCACTTGACCATCGTGTGCGTGCCGATGGCGAATCCGGACGGTGCCGAAGCAGGACGGCGACGGAATGCCCGGGACGTGGACCTGAACCGCGACTGGGCCTCTCGCTCGCAGCCGGAGACCGCAGCCCTTGAGCAGGCGGTTCGGGCCTGGAAACCGCATGCGGTGATGGACCTGCACGAGCTGCCGCAGAGCGCGCCCAAACCGGCCTACGAAGAGAACTTCATCGAGACGATCGGCTCGGGAGGCGGTATCCCGCAGGCCGTCAGCGATCACACGGTGGGTACAGCGGGCGAGCTTTCCAAGTGGCTCAAAGCGTATGGGTACCGCTCGAATATCTACTACGACGGCCCCTCGCAGTCGCGGAGCCTTTGCCACCGCTGGTTCGGCCTGTACCACAGCATCCCGAGCTTCCTGGTAGAGGTGAAGACGGGTCCGGGTCGCAGCCTCCGCAGTCGCACGGCTGTGCACGTACTCAGTGTGCTGGTCGTGGCGAATCACCTGGCGCACACCTTCGGGACCACGAATCCCGTACTGGTTGCGTCCGCGCCGCCGGCACAGGCCTCTGTACAGCGACCTGCGCAGCGTCCGACGACAACCGGGGGACCGGTATCGGTTGCACTGCGGACCGACCAGGAACTGGGTGAGAGCGCGGGCGGGCCCTTGGAGATCGAGGCGGTCGTAGGTGGCGGCCCGAGCGGCCGCTATGTGCGCTTCTATGTTGATGGCCGGCTGTGGCTCCTGAGCAATTCGGAGCCCTACCGGTGTTCGCTGGATGGCGAGGAGTTTGACGAGGGTGAGCACAGGGTACAAGTAGAGGTCCTGGGGGACAACGGACAGGTGATCGCTCAGACCGAGCGGACCGTCCGAGTTGACGAAAGCATGGTTGCAGGCGAGTAA
- a CDS encoding aldo/keto reductase, producing the protein MLYRELGTTGAQVSEIILGAWQFGQDSWTDVKDSESVAAIHAALDAGINMIDTAVGYGKGYSEQIVGNAVKDRRDKVLIASKIGAAPDGILKGIDACLERMGIDYIDLYQVHYPSPRIPIADTIGAMDEIRKAGKVRFVGVSNFSLEQMQQAVATAKIDTCQPPYNVFWRQYDADVLPFCRENGIAVIPYSPLAQGLLTGKFQDRSTIPADIRSHSKLFAEGIFEQCVQAVRDVIEPIARAQDKTLAQTAIAWMLQTPGITAPIVGARTPQQVEGNLGGVGWKLTDEEYQAISEAGTKISVQLDFSSNMWGYAPR; encoded by the coding sequence ATGCTGTACCGTGAACTGGGCACTACGGGCGCCCAGGTTTCCGAGATCATCCTCGGCGCCTGGCAGTTCGGCCAAGATAGCTGGACCGACGTCAAGGATAGCGAGTCCGTCGCAGCGATCCACGCCGCCCTTGACGCCGGCATCAACATGATCGATACCGCCGTTGGCTACGGGAAGGGCTACTCCGAGCAGATCGTCGGGAATGCCGTCAAGGACCGCCGTGACAAGGTCCTGATCGCCAGCAAGATCGGCGCTGCTCCCGACGGCATCCTCAAGGGCATCGACGCCTGCCTGGAACGCATGGGCATCGACTACATCGACCTGTACCAGGTCCACTACCCCAGCCCCCGAATCCCCATCGCCGACACCATCGGCGCCATGGACGAGATCCGCAAGGCCGGGAAAGTGCGCTTCGTGGGCGTGTCCAACTTCTCGCTCGAGCAGATGCAGCAAGCCGTCGCGACGGCGAAGATCGACACCTGCCAGCCGCCCTACAACGTCTTCTGGCGGCAGTACGATGCGGACGTCCTGCCCTTCTGCCGCGAGAACGGCATCGCCGTGATCCCGTACAGCCCGCTGGCGCAGGGCCTCCTGACCGGCAAGTTCCAGGACCGGTCGACGATCCCCGCCGACATCCGCTCGCACAGCAAGCTCTTCGCCGAGGGCATCTTCGAGCAGTGCGTGCAGGCAGTTCGCGACGTGATCGAGCCGATCGCCAGGGCCCAAGACAAGACCCTTGCCCAGACTGCTATCGCCTGGATGCTTCAGACGCCGGGGATCACCGCACCGATCGTCGGTGCCCGTACCCCGCAGCAGGTCGAGGGCAACCTGGGTGGCGTCGGCTGGAAGCTAACTGATGAGGAGTACCAGGCCATCAGCGAGGCCGGGACGAAGATCAGCGTCCAGCTCGACTTCTCCTCGAACATGTGGGGCTATGCCCCGCGCTAG
- a CDS encoding PFL family protein, with protein MRFLDTSEINETLRMIHSERLDIRTITLGISLLDCAAQSGETARQRIYDKITTCAENLVAVAEEIETEYGIPIINKRISVTPISLLAAAGGEEDYVAFATTLDQAAHTVGVNFIGGFSALVHKGYTRGDEVLVRSIPEALAATKRVCSSVNVATTRTGINMDAVRQMGEVIVEAAQRTADQGGIGCAKLVIFANAAEDNPFMAGAFHGIGEPECVVNVGVSGPGAVKSALEHVKGADLGTVSETIKRTAFKITRMGQLVAREASRRLGVPFGIVDLSLAPTPVIGDSVAHILEEMGLERCGAAGSTAALALLNDAVKKGGTMATSYAGGLSGAFIPVSEDAGMIQAAEEGVLSIEKLEAMTAVCSVGLDMIAIPGDTPASTISAIIADEAAIGVINNKTTAARLIPVPGKTVGDSVDFGGLLGRAPIMPVSPLDSAVFIARGGRIPAPLHSLKN; from the coding sequence ATGCGCTTTCTCGATACCTCAGAGATCAACGAGACCCTGCGGATGATCCATTCCGAGCGTCTCGACATTCGCACCATCACCCTCGGCATCAGCCTTCTCGACTGCGCAGCCCAGAGCGGCGAGACAGCGCGGCAGCGCATCTACGACAAGATCACCACTTGCGCCGAGAACCTTGTCGCGGTCGCCGAGGAGATTGAGACCGAGTACGGCATCCCCATCATCAACAAGCGCATCTCTGTGACGCCCATCTCTCTGCTTGCCGCTGCCGGTGGTGAGGAGGACTACGTCGCCTTCGCCACCACCCTCGACCAGGCGGCCCACACCGTCGGGGTCAACTTCATCGGCGGCTTCTCGGCCCTCGTCCACAAGGGCTACACCCGGGGCGACGAGGTCCTGGTGCGGTCGATTCCCGAGGCCCTGGCAGCCACCAAGCGCGTCTGCTCCTCCGTCAATGTGGCGACGACCCGCACCGGCATCAACATGGACGCCGTCCGGCAGATGGGTGAGGTTATCGTCGAGGCCGCGCAGCGTACTGCTGACCAGGGCGGAATCGGCTGTGCGAAGCTCGTTATCTTCGCTAACGCAGCCGAGGACAACCCCTTCATGGCCGGTGCCTTCCACGGAATCGGCGAGCCCGAGTGCGTGGTGAATGTCGGGGTAAGCGGCCCAGGGGCCGTCAAGAGCGCCCTCGAGCATGTGAAGGGCGCCGACCTCGGAACCGTCTCCGAGACCATCAAGCGGACCGCCTTCAAAATCACCCGGATGGGTCAGCTTGTCGCCAGGGAAGCCTCGCGACGGCTTGGTGTGCCCTTCGGTATCGTCGATCTCTCTTTGGCCCCGACGCCGGTCATCGGCGACAGCGTTGCCCACATCCTTGAGGAGATGGGGCTCGAACGCTGTGGTGCTGCCGGGAGCACCGCTGCCCTGGCCCTACTCAACGATGCCGTCAAGAAGGGCGGCACGATGGCCACCTCCTACGCAGGCGGTCTCAGTGGCGCCTTCATTCCGGTCAGCGAGGATGCAGGCATGATCCAGGCCGCGGAAGAGGGCGTGCTCTCGATAGAGAAGCTCGAGGCCATGACCGCTGTCTGCTCCGTCGGCCTCGACATGATCGCCATCCCCGGCGACACCCCGGCCTCCACCATCTCCGCCATCATCGCTGATGAGGCGGCAATCGGCGTCATCAACAACAAGACCACGGCTGCTCGTCTGATTCCGGTGCCGGGCAAGACTGTCGGTGACAGCGTCGACTTCGGCGGTCTACTCGGTCGAGCGCCGATCATGCCCGTGAGCCCCCTCGACAGTGCGGTCTTCATCGCTCGCGGCGGCCGGATCCCTGCGCCACTGCACAGCCTCAAGAACTGA
- a CDS encoding trypsin-like peptidase domain-containing protein has translation MHSTGSLVNRHSHITIILLSMIVGAVLTGLVLYYPRAHAPAEAQVTGAGVGLAKQLDSVFTGVAERTTPAVASIRVETVGTGAEADEEGNQMDVPVPPGFEEFFKQFRQRGDGGQPQAQPRGHSLGSGWIYRDDGYIVTNSHVVRGAEKITVKLNDRPNDETEYTAKLIGTDPKTELAVIKVDVNRKLPTLKLGNSQNTKVGQWVMAVGAPFSLEQTVTVGVVSAKGRFLPGQSRYIRIGDIIQTDASINPGNSGGPLVNLDGEVVGINVAIVSSGLTPGNVGIGFAVPADTARGVVEDLIQNKKVARGYLGIGIGDLDEHMKDFYGAPDGGALVESINKDGPAVNSDLKVDDVIVAVDGEKVADTWELQKAVGARKPGAEVSLNVLRDKKPLAVKTKLGEMPAKIAGFEEAANAPKAQEKSPLGVKIENLSAELAQRLGLDRNTGLVVTSVDPNGPSANKLDRGDVITQINRTKVNSIDDFSKALDEAKKANMKYVIVGYDRFAGDEWISGRESVLPKW, from the coding sequence ATGCACAGCACTGGATCGCTGGTGAACCGCCATTCGCATATCACGATCATACTGCTCAGCATGATCGTTGGTGCGGTGTTGACGGGGCTCGTGTTGTACTACCCGCGTGCCCATGCGCCGGCTGAGGCGCAGGTCACCGGTGCAGGAGTCGGCCTTGCCAAGCAGCTTGATAGCGTTTTCACAGGGGTTGCCGAACGGACGACCCCTGCGGTTGCCAGCATACGGGTCGAGACGGTGGGCACGGGTGCCGAAGCCGACGAGGAAGGCAACCAGATGGACGTCCCCGTGCCGCCGGGCTTTGAGGAGTTCTTCAAGCAGTTCCGGCAGCGTGGCGACGGTGGTCAGCCACAGGCTCAGCCACGTGGTCACAGTCTCGGTTCGGGGTGGATCTACCGTGACGACGGCTATATCGTGACGAACTCCCACGTCGTCCGCGGGGCGGAGAAGATCACGGTGAAGCTCAATGACCGTCCGAACGACGAGACGGAATACACGGCCAAGCTGATCGGCACCGATCCGAAGACCGAACTCGCTGTCATCAAGGTTGACGTCAACCGCAAGCTGCCGACGCTCAAGCTTGGTAACTCCCAGAACACGAAGGTCGGCCAGTGGGTCATGGCCGTCGGCGCTCCCTTCTCGCTGGAGCAGACGGTCACGGTCGGCGTAGTCAGCGCCAAGGGTCGGTTCCTTCCGGGCCAGAGCCGCTACATCCGCATCGGTGACATTATCCAGACCGACGCGTCGATCAACCCGGGCAACAGCGGTGGTCCGCTTGTCAACCTGGACGGCGAGGTCGTCGGGATCAACGTTGCAATCGTCTCCAGCGGACTGACCCCGGGCAACGTGGGGATCGGCTTTGCTGTGCCGGCCGACACCGCCCGCGGTGTTGTCGAGGACCTGATCCAGAACAAGAAGGTCGCGCGCGGCTACCTGGGTATTGGCATCGGCGACCTTGATGAGCACATGAAGGACTTCTACGGTGCTCCGGACGGCGGTGCCCTCGTCGAGAGCATCAACAAGGATGGCCCTGCCGTTAACAGCGACCTCAAGGTCGACGACGTCATCGTTGCCGTGGATGGCGAGAAGGTTGCCGACACCTGGGAACTGCAGAAGGCAGTCGGCGCCCGGAAGCCGGGTGCAGAGGTATCGCTGAACGTGCTGCGGGACAAGAAGCCACTGGCGGTCAAGACCAAACTCGGTGAGATGCCTGCGAAGATCGCCGGTTTCGAGGAAGCGGCCAACGCTCCCAAGGCTCAGGAGAAGTCGCCCTTGGGCGTCAAGATAGAGAACCTCTCGGCAGAGCTGGCGCAGCGACTGGGCCTCGACCGGAACACCGGCCTCGTGGTGACGAGCGTCGATCCGAACGGACCTTCTGCCAATAAACTCGACCGTGGCGACGTGATCACCCAGATCAACCGGACCAAGGTCAACTCGATTGACGACTTCTCGAAGGCCCTCGATGAGGCGAAGAAGGCCAACATGAAGTACGTGATCGTGGGCTACGACCGGTTCGCCGGTGACGAGTGGATCAGCGGTCGGGAGAGCGTTCTCCCGAAGTGGTAA
- a CDS encoding ACT domain-containing protein, translating into MKIVITVLGKDRVGIIAKVTNVLAQSNVNILDISQTILQDYFTMIMLAEILDESLDLKALSTRLDAVGQELGVQIRVQHEGIFTAMHRV; encoded by the coding sequence ATGAAGATCGTCATCACGGTCCTGGGCAAGGACCGCGTGGGCATTATCGCCAAAGTCACCAACGTCCTCGCCCAAAGCAACGTGAACATCCTCGACATCAGCCAGACGATCCTCCAGGACTACTTCACCATGATCATGCTCGCCGAGATCCTGGACGAGAGCCTTGACCTCAAGGCGCTCTCGACCCGTCTCGACGCGGTCGGCCAGGAACTGGGCGTGCAGATTCGTGTTCAGCACGAGGGTATCTTCACGGCCATGCACCGGGTCTAG
- the trxA gene encoding thioredoxin, with protein sequence MAQVQELTESTFDAEVLKAEAPVLVDFWASWCGPCRMVAPVVEAIAENYAGKVKVGKVNVDQEAALATKYGIRTIPTLLVFKGGQPAERTVGVQSEDAIASLLDKVLAG encoded by the coding sequence ATGGCACAGGTACAGGAGCTTACCGAGTCCACTTTCGATGCTGAGGTTCTCAAGGCTGAGGCCCCCGTACTGGTGGATTTCTGGGCATCATGGTGCGGCCCGTGCCGCATGGTCGCCCCCGTGGTAGAGGCCATCGCCGAGAATTATGCGGGCAAGGTCAAGGTCGGCAAGGTCAACGTTGATCAGGAGGCCGCTCTGGCGACGAAGTACGGCATCCGCACCATCCCGACGCTGCTCGTGTTCAAGGGCGGTCAGCCGGCAGAGCGCACCGTTGGTGTGCAGAGCGAGGACGCCATCGCGAGCCTGCTGGACAAAGTACTCGCGGGGTAG
- a CDS encoding nucleotidyltransferase family protein — protein sequence MKTIILLAGHATRMRPLSSYLNKGMIPVAGRPLAEYVVRSLVRQGFSELVFAVTAFPEQLENYFGDGSRFGAQIEYVARPEPSGTAGEVLALRPCIPEGESFLVHYGDILTALDLRGMRELHETTGATATVGLVTQVEIHAGVGEVSEEGRLVGFEEKPLVGRPCHAAVDMFGPGVWKYLAPGLDFGYHVIPAMLAAGENVRGFVDQEAWWMDVGRLSDLEPAGELMEKVRREGQGI from the coding sequence ATGAAGACCATCATCCTCCTGGCGGGCCATGCAACGCGCATGCGGCCGCTGAGCAGTTACCTCAACAAGGGCATGATTCCGGTGGCAGGTCGCCCGCTGGCGGAGTATGTGGTGCGCAGCCTCGTGCGCCAGGGGTTCAGTGAGTTGGTGTTCGCGGTGACGGCCTTCCCGGAGCAGTTGGAGAACTACTTCGGCGACGGATCCCGTTTTGGTGCGCAGATCGAGTATGTGGCGCGTCCAGAGCCCTCGGGAACAGCCGGCGAAGTGCTGGCGCTGCGGCCGTGCATCCCTGAGGGGGAGAGCTTCCTGGTTCATTACGGCGACATCCTGACCGCCCTGGACCTGCGGGGGATGCGTGAGCTGCACGAAACGACCGGCGCCACAGCCACGGTCGGGCTTGTTACCCAAGTGGAGATCCACGCCGGGGTTGGCGAGGTCAGCGAGGAGGGGCGGCTGGTTGGCTTCGAGGAAAAGCCTCTCGTGGGGCGGCCCTGTCACGCGGCCGTGGACATGTTTGGGCCGGGCGTCTGGAAGTACCTTGCGCCGGGCCTGGACTTTGGCTACCATGTTATCCCAGCGATGCTCGCTGCCGGGGAGAATGTGAGAGGGTTCGTCGATCAGGAGGCGTGGTGGATGGATGTGGGCAGGCTGTCCGATCTCGAGCCTGCCGGCGAGCTGATGGAGAAGGTACGTCGTGAAGGCCAGGGTATCTGA